CTAGCTAGCGGTATTGCCCGAATCCTTAGCATTCAAATAGAGCTGGCTGAAAAAGAACGTCTTCGCCAGCTGGTGGCTCAGGCTCGCTTGGAGGCCCTGCAGGCCCGGATTCGGCCCCATTTTATCTTTAATGTTCTCAATACTATCATAGTTTTCAGTCGTACGGATGTAGAAAAAGCAAGACAGCTTCTTGTTCAATTAGCCAAATTTTTCCGTAAAACCTTACAAGATCCATCTCCCTTTATCAGTCTCAGGGAGGAAATGGAGTATGTTGAGACTTATTTATACCTAGAACAAGCTCGCTTCGGTGATAATTTACGGGTACACATTAAGGTTGAAGAAGCAGCCTTGGATGTAGAAATTCCAGTTCTCTGTATTCAACCCTTAGTAGAAAACGCGGTTATGCATGGTATCACCCCACGTAGTAAAGGAGGAAACTTAACTATTATTTGTAAGTTGAAACGGAACAAACTAAAAGTTTTAGTGCTGGACGATGGTGTAGGGATTTCGAAGTCTAAGTTAGCCAAAATATTCCAGCCTGGATTTGGTTCCGGCAACAGCTTGGCCCTGCGAAATATTAAAGAACGGCTACTTCGCCTTTATGGTCGGGAAGACACCTTAAGAATCAGAAGCCGACCTGGTTGCGGCACAGCAATCTTGTTATCTTTGCCGCTCCAGCATCGGTGTTCAATTGCTAACAATGAAGGTTAGGAGGAATGGGGTATGGGAAAATGTTTAAAGTGTAAAACCTGCCTATTGCTTAAGACCGGAGGAATATGTCCAATCATGCATTGCGCTAAGGGTTTGGTTAACGGACCTTGTGGCGGTGCACAGAACGAGTGCTGCGAAATCGGTTTTCATAAAAAGTGTGCCTGGCTAGAGATCTTCCAGAGATGTAGTAAAAGCGGTAAGTTGGTGCTGTCTTTTGACCCGGCTATTAAAGATTATTCCAATATCGTTAAACAAAATAATCGCAATGTTTCCTAGAATTTACCAACTCAATTTGAGGAGGTGATTTTGTGTCTCTTGCCGAAATTTTAGAAACCAAGGATTTTGTTGTCACCGTTGAACTCTGTCCGCCGATTGGTACAACCATTCAGCCTTTATTAGACCAAGCAGAAAAGCTTAAATCAGTCGTTGATGCCTTTAATGTTACCGATAATCAACGAGCAGTGACGAGAATGTCCCCGGTGGCTATCTGTCATTTTCTCGAGGAACGGGGAATAACATCTATTTGTCAATTCACCTGCCGGGATCGCAATCGTTTAGCTCTTCAATCCGAAATGCTAAGTGCGGCAGCTCTTGGTATAAAAAATCTTCTCCTCATAACGGGAGACCATACCTTATTAGGAGACTGTCCGGAAGCAAAACCAGTATTTGATCTAGATTCGGTCCAATTAATGGCTACCGCTAATAAATTAAATAGTGGTAAATCCCTTGCCGGAACCCTGCTCAACGGAAGAACTTCATTTTACATTGGCGGAGTAGTAAATCCTGCCCCTGAGGTGAGGGAAATGCAGATCTGGAAATTGGCGCGGAAAGTAAACGCGGGAATGAAGTTTGTACAAACCCAGGCAATTTACGATTCCAAAGAATTTATTAAATTTTTGGAAGATATACGAGACTTTAACATCCATGTTTTAGCGGGAATCATTCCGTTGAAATCAGCCAAAATGGCCAGGTTTCTTAACAGCAAAATCCCTGGCATCCAGGTGCCCGAACACCTGATCCAACGCCTGGAAAGGGCAGCCAATCCCAAAGAAGAAGGTATCCGGATTGCCCGCGAGCTCATCGATGAGT
The Calderihabitans maritimus DNA segment above includes these coding regions:
- a CDS encoding histidine kinase, with amino-acid sequence MNKQTVEWSAFDIAHETLTYLKQGLNMKTAQKVAEIIQNISDVDAVAITDQEKILGFAGAGCKNHRHGRSIVTNATKEAIDTGILKVIQNPKDFNCPVSNDCTCPLKSAVIAPLFCEGEVIGALKLYQVNQQEISPKIIKLASGIARILSIQIELAEKERLRQLVAQARLEALQARIRPHFIFNVLNTIIVFSRTDVEKARQLLVQLAKFFRKTLQDPSPFISLREEMEYVETYLYLEQARFGDNLRVHIKVEEAALDVEIPVLCIQPLVENAVMHGITPRSKGGNLTIICKLKRNKLKVLVLDDGVGISKSKLAKIFQPGFGSGNSLALRNIKERLLRLYGREDTLRIRSRPGCGTAILLSLPLQHRCSIANNEG
- a CDS encoding methylenetetrahydrofolate reductase C-terminal domain-containing protein, yielding MGKCLKCKTCLLLKTGGICPIMHCAKGLVNGPCGGAQNECCEIGFHKKCAWLEIFQRCSKSGKLVLSFDPAIKDYSNIVKQNNRNVS
- a CDS encoding methylenetetrahydrofolate reductase, translating into MSLAEILETKDFVVTVELCPPIGTTIQPLLDQAEKLKSVVDAFNVTDNQRAVTRMSPVAICHFLEERGITSICQFTCRDRNRLALQSEMLSAAALGIKNLLLITGDHTLLGDCPEAKPVFDLDSVQLMATANKLNSGKSLAGTLLNGRTSFYIGGVVNPAPEVREMQIWKLARKVNAGMKFVQTQAIYDSKEFIKFLEDIRDFNIHVLAGIIPLKSAKMARFLNSKIPGIQVPEHLIQRLERAANPKEEGIRIARELIDELRNYCKGVHIMPLGMEEHLPELLGMPAAPSY